Proteins encoded together in one Solanum lycopersicum chromosome 7, SLM_r2.1 window:
- the LOC101250230 gene encoding mannosyltransferase APTG1 — MRQRKNLDVSSTDSKTNIPKSSKNNKFTHPLLKKVFFLCLVVRFVNAFLVQTYFNPDEHWQALEVAHRISFGYGHLTWEWEKGIRSYLHPVIFAGLYKVLAFFHLDKPWFMIRTPRLLQSIFSAFGDLYLFRLSQEIFGDSVAKFTLFAQLTNWFMFFCITRTLSNSLETVLTVVSLYYWPCIRPSASKISRGSRKWGLATAALACAIRPTSAITWIYIGLLELCLTRDKLKFVLLEVIPIGTLILGLTFLVDRWMYGTWVLVPLNFLKFNFLSAGGDYYGTHVWHWYFTQGFTVMVFTFLPFSLAGIFKSKQWKLSGLIAWCLAIYSLLGHKEFRFVLPVLPIALMFSGYWLATIGGPDKSTGRAKRSPSSHDRCSGKLQLAVLFLAVSNIPMAFYMSMVHQRGTEDVMNYLSVEANSGKVKSVLFFTPCHATPYYSTLHRNLPMRFLDCTPSDVKGALDESDQFLVDPAGFATEFAKNWSIPSHIVLFDFQEKLLNDFLALHNFEEIKRFFHAHFKVDRELQASVAVYTLKGQ, encoded by the exons ATGAGACAAAGGAAGAATCTTGATGTTTCATCTACTGATAGCAAAACCAACATACCCAAATCTTCCAAAAACAACAAATTCACACAccctttattgaaaaaagtttttttcttgtgtttggTCGTTAGATTTGTTAATGCTTTTTTGGTCCAAACATATTTCAATCCAGATGAACATTGGCAAGCTCTTGAAGTTGCTCATCGAATCTCATTTGG ATATGGACATTTGACGTGGGAATGGGAAAAGGGTATAAGGAGTTATCTTCATCCAGTGATATTTGCTGGATTGTATAAAGTTCTTGCCTTTTTTCATCTTGACAAACCTTGGTTCATG ATAAGGACTCCACGACTGCTGCAGTCAATATTTTCAGCTTTTGGGGACTTGTATTTGTTTAGGCTCTCTCAAGAGATATTTGGTGACAGTGTTGCAAAATTTACG CTTTTTGCCCAGTTGACAAACTGGTTCATGTTTTTCTGTATCACACGTACTTTATCCAATAGTCTGGAGACTGTTCTTACTGTTGTGAGCCTATACTACTGGCCTTGCATTAGACCATCTGCTAGTAAAATTTCTCGGGGCTCTAGAAAATGGGGCTTAGCTACAGCTGCATTAGCATGTGCAATCCGACCTACAAGTGCCATTACATGGATCTATATTGGCCTCCTAGAGCTGTGCCTGACACGTGATAAACTGAAATTTGTTCTTCTTGAGGTGATTCCTATTGG GACATTAATTCTGGGACTTACATTTCTGGTGGATCGCTGGATGTATGGCACTTGGGTCCTCGTGCCTTTGAACTTTCTGAAGTTCAATTTTCTCTCTGCTGGTGGAGACTATTATGGAACTCATGTGTGGCATTGGTACTTCACTCAGGGTTTTACAGTTATGGTCTTCACATTCTTGCCGTTTTCACTTGCTGGCATTTTCAAATCTAAGCAGTGGAAACTATCTGGTCTAATTGCTTGGTGTTTGGCAATTTATAGCTTGTTGGGTCACAAAGAGTTCAG GTTTGTCCTCCCTGTGCTTCCAATAGCTTTAATGTTCTCTGGGTACTGGTTGGCAACAATTGGAGGGCCTGATAAGTCTACCGGCCGTGCTAAAAGATCTCCAAGCAGCCATGATAGGTGCTCAGGAAAATTGCAACTGGCCGTTCTGTTCCTAGCAGTTAGTAATATTCCGATGGCATTTTACATGAGTATGGTTCATCAG AGAGGGACAGAGGATGTAATGAACTACCTCTCCGTAGAGGCGAACAGTGGGAAAGTGAAAAGTGTCCTATTCTTTACACCGTGCCATGCCACACCTTACTACTCAACTCTTCACCGTAACCTTCCTATGCGTTTCTTAGATTGCACACCAAG TGACGTGAAAGGAGCTCTAGACGAGTCTGATCAGTTTCTGGTGGATCCAGCTGGTTTTGCAACAGAATTTGCTAAGAACTGGTCTATACCTAGTCACATTGTGCTCTTTGACTTTCAGGAAAAACTACTGAATGACTTTCTAGCTTTGCATAATTTCGAAGAG ATAAAACGGTTCTTCCATGCTCACTTCAAGGTGGATCGAGAACTTCAGGCATCTGTTGCTGTGTATACACTGAAAGGCCAGTGA